One Halanaerobiales bacterium genomic window, AAAAGCATTTTAATTGCAAAATTATTAGTTATGTAACCTGCAGTTGCTCCAAAAATTATATTTGTTGTTAAAGTATAAAGATCCATATTTATTCCCCTTAAAATAATATTAGATTTTTCATTTTTTACAAAGCTTTCACTATATTAACTTTCAATAAAAATACATTATTTCCTTTTCGCAATTTTCAAAAATTTTATAAGCAAAAAAAAATCACACCCTAAAGGTGTAATAATAAATGGGGTGGGTGAAGAGGTTCGAACTCTCGGCCTCAGGATCCACAATCCTGCGCTCTAACCGACTGAGCTACACCCACCACAAAGCTATTTTTTTAGTATATCTCTTTCGCGACATTATTTATTATACATATAAAACACTTTATTGTCAAGTCATTTTTCTCTCATTTTAAATTTCTTTTAATAATTAAAATCCACGTTTCTGTCCTTCCCACGGTGGTTTTTTATTTTCTTTAAATTCCTCTACACCTGGTCCTCCCAATTTTTTCAATCTCCAAATACCATAAATATAACTTATAAGTAAAATAGTTATTGTAAAAGGCCAACCTAATAAGATATTAGACCAGGTCAAATTACTTTCTCCTAAGCGATAAATATATATTTGAATAGTCAATCGCATAAGTAAAAATATAACCCAAAATATAGTTACTTCTCGATAAGCAGGCTTTATATCATCTCTCCAAAACCATTCAAGAGGCCAGCCTCTAGTTAAATGACTGGCCCAGGCAGCCAGAGGTTTATTTATGATTAAACTAAGAGTAGCAATTATTATCAAAACAGTGCTATTTATAATTGATGGAATAAAATAACTTGCTGTATTTTTAGTAAAATAGGCCAAGGAAGATGCAATAATTACAATAATTAAACCACCAAAAGCATATTTCCAGGGCTGTTTTTTTAATAATCTAATTATTCCAATTACTAATGAAACTAAAATAGCAGACACTGAAGCGATGGTTAAATTTAAGAAATTACTTGTTAGTACAAATATTAAAGGAGGTAAAATAGCATCAATAGTTTTACTTGA contains:
- a CDS encoding DUF3159 domain-containing protein, yielding MSIRIKELLEELRTVLSSKTIDAILPPLIFVLTSNFLNLTIASVSAILVSLVIGIIRLLKKQPWKYAFGGLIIVIIASSLAYFTKNTASYFIPSIINSTVLIIIATLSLIINKPLAAWASHLTRGWPLEWFWRDDIKPAYREVTIFWVIFLLMRLTIQIYIYRLGESNLTWSNILLGWPFTITILLISYIYGIWRLKKLGGPGVEEFKENKKPPWEGQKRGF